In one Notolabrus celidotus isolate fNotCel1 chromosome 1, fNotCel1.pri, whole genome shotgun sequence genomic region, the following are encoded:
- the LOC117818868 gene encoding zinc finger MYM-type protein 1-like has protein sequence MSEDGEAEGDLPAFSAEDLDTVEDISGHPCQCYNGVSVMSGCNNGVQEKLRKEVPQAIYIHCYGHKLNLVLVDCHTRMLLWILFKLICISLTLPVTSVSCERSFSCLRRLKTYLRNSSGDCRTSNLALLAINTDRTRALDRENIINAFALIHKNRRIVLL, from the exons ATGTCCGAGGATGGGGAGGCGGAAGGGGACCTGCCCGCGTTTTCTGCTGAAGATTTGGACACCGTGGAAGACATTAGCGGTCACCCCT GCCAGTGCTACAACGGAGTATCTGTAATGTCGGGATGTAACAATGGAGTGCAAGAAAAGTTGAGAAAGGAGGTACCGCAGGCAATTTATATCCATTGCTACGGACACAAGCTCAACTTGGTTTTAGTTGACT GCCATACAAGGATGCTTTTATGGATCTTGTTTAAACTCATATGTATATCTCTGACACTTCCTGTCACATCGGTGAGTTGTGAGCGCAGTTTTTCTTGCCTGCGTCGTCTGAAGACATACTTGAGGAACAGCAGCGGGGACTGTCGAACCAGTAACCTGGCACTGTTGGCGATCAACACAGACAGAACAAGGGCCCTTGACAGGGAAAACATCATCAATGCCTTTGCCCTTATCCATAAAAACAGGCGGATCGTTTTGTTATGA
- the LOC117811518 gene encoding polymeric immunoglobulin receptor-like, whose protein sequence is MRGFVLLLLSLMTGCEAKSEVKGCLGGWVEFTCQYPNMKSNCKKIYVINQTKTSLQSSKTNEWITKERVSMYHNKTKGNLRVIIEQLQTKDAGEWQCKFGSSSPHVSITLGLNTVCQRPFDQTAYEKAKTTITCEDPDHEDNSDDTFICKESGPICEDILPTGYSVRSNETFTLTETHRVFSVPISVMSSQHKGVYWCGLRSDKGYRAGVRKITLKTEGIPNPKRSPVVGQTFSYWCKYSESAPINKFICKGEDPSVCQPLISNNNRTNGRFSMKDHPKDRNITITVRDVTAQDNGTYWCGAKRTDSSLSNPFYHRLSMIVVPSSKTTPVSTTQSTPASPKSPDRSGLVITVIVCVVALLLLFVLLSVLIYKRFSKRPKNGAASQHKEDYVYEEIQEGVRNPNSMKSVYATVNFPTNPSASLQYSTINFKQSPDKAAGDSLILKPSYSACEYSSVRPSPVDTYIIHPSRPSEEPLYSTVNKPQKK, encoded by the exons ATGAGAGGCTTtgtcctgctgctcctctcacTGATGACAG GTTGTGAGGCCAAGTCTGAAGTGAAGGGATGCCTGGGGGGATGGGTTGAATTCACCTGCCAATATCCCAACATGAAATcaaattgcaaaaaaatatatgtaataaaTCAAACCAAAACTTCCCTACAAAGTTCCAAAACCAATGAGTGGATAACAAAAGAAAGAGTTTCCATGTaccacaataaaacaaaaggaaatcTGAGGGTGATCATCGAACAGCTTCAAACTAAGGACGCCGGGGAGTGGCAGTGTAAATTTGGCAGTAGTTCACCCCATGTCTCCATCACACTCGGTCTGAACACTG tgtgCCAGAGACCTTTCGATCAAACAGCGTATGAAAAAGCTAAGACCACCATCACATGTGAAGACCCAGACCATGAAGACAACTCTGATGACACGTTTATCTGCAAAGAGAGTGGTCCTATCTGTGAGGATATCTTACCTACAGGATACTCTGTGAGGTCAAACGAGACGTTCACTCTCACAGAGACCCACAGAGTGTTCAGCGTGCCCATCAGTGTCATGTCCTCACAGCATAAAGGCGTCTACTGGTGCGGACTGAGATCTGACAAAGGTTATCGAGCTGGAGTCAGAAAGATAACTCTAAAAACTGAAG GTATTCCTAATCCCAAAAGGTCTCCAGTTGTTGGACAGACTTTTTCTTACTGGTGTAAATACTCAGAAAGTGCTCCCATAAATAAGTTCATCTGTAAGGGGGAAGATCCGTCTGTATGTCAGCCTCtaatcagcaacaacaacagaaccAATGGGAGGTTTTCCATGAAGGATCATCCAAAGGATAGAAACATCACCATCACAGTGAGAGATGTCACAGCACAGGACAATGGGACATACTGGTGTGGGGCAAAACGTACCGACAGCTCTCTCAGTAACCCGTTCTACCACAGACTCTCCATGATTGTAG TGCCATCCTCAAAAACAACTCCTGTTTCTACGACTCAGTCAACTCCTGCATCTCCTAAGAGTCCTG ATAGATCTGGGCTTGTTATCACTGTGATCGTCTGCGTAgtcgctctgctgctgctcttcgtGCTACTCTCAGTCCTTATATACAAAC GGTTTTCAAAACGCCCCAAGAACGGAGCAGCCTCGCAGCACAAAGAG GATTACGTCTACGAGGAGATCCAGGAGGGCGTCCGGAATCCAAACTCAATGAAATCGGTTTATGCCACCGTGAATTTTCCCACAAACCCCTCTGCCTCACTGCAGTACTCCACCATCAACTTCAAACAGAGCCCTGACAAAGCTGCTGGTGACAGTCTGATCCTCAAACCCAGCTACTCCGCCTGTGAATATTCTTCTGTACGACCAAGTCCAGTCGACACAtacatcatccatccatcccgcCCTTCCGAGGAGCCTCTCTACTCAACGGTCAACAAGCCACAAAAGAAATAA